The DNA region CAATAAATCAAACTTCGTTGACTCGTAAAACCGCAGTCCACTGCCCTTtccttcttcgtccacgtTTACTTCATACTACTAGTACTGTACTCATGGCTACACCAAAGGCGGGAGTCGCCTCCCCCGAAGAGCTCAGCAATTTTGTCGCCGCGGCAGGCGATAGCCTCGTCGTTATCGACACGCGCAATCCCGATGCCGAGGCGGAACCCGGTGATCAGAAATCCTTCGCTGTTTCGGGACTGCCCTCCCAGACGCACCGCCCTCAAGCGATCAATTTGATCTGGGATCGCTCCTCGGATTCCATGCCCTTGCCTGATTTGGAGAAGGACACACCAATCATTACTCACTGCGGAGGCGGGGGACGCGGACAGAAAGCCAAGGAATTTCTCGAGAAGAACGGCTTTACGACTGTCATAAATGGAGGCGGGCCAAAAGAAGCAGAATGTTGGAATGAGTTTGGAGGAAAATAAGAGTTGCTTGGAATCAACTCCAAATGCTTTGACAAAAACGATAGGCGCAGGTAAAATAAAGCCATTATGTAATTACATGGGTAATATTCTGCGTGGGTGCAGATTAGCTCAAGCTAAGATTTGTTTGTATTGAAACGCGTACAAATCAAACGAGTTGTACATGGCAGCCATGAGCTCGGGCACATCACTGCCTAGATCGGTCATCgggaatatttgcttcagACTGTCCACCAAAGCCGAGAGACTGAAATGAATTCGAGCGTAGCTTCCTTCGGTACCAAACAGATGAGACCGCGGATGGGAGTCGATTAAAACGTACTCAGTTTCACTGCTGGGTGGCAAACATATCACGACGGACTCAGGTGTTTTTGTGATCAGAACACATGTCCAAAATCGCTCAGATTTACACTCCTGAAGCTGCACTGCAAAACCTAACGGATGCTGATCATCTCGAGATATAATTCCTTGGCGCACGCTCCCTATGAGCTCGAGACACTGAAACTCCCCTGAATCTAGAGCTTCTTCGGCCGACATGTGTTCGACCGTTCGATTCCGTGCGATCTTTAGATAGGTTTGATTTCCTGCGAGAAGAGCACACTGTAGAAATTCAGGAGACAAATCAGAAATGTGGTTTGAGGAGCGCAAAAAGTGCAAGGCGTTGGTCATCGCTATGCATGTGCAAGACGACTGACCCGCCTCCAAGCTGTACTGACTCAGAGGACAATGGATGTTTCTAACTTCCGCGGAAGACACAGCTTCAAAACTTCCTGATGTCCCCGAAGCAGCAAAGCTGGGATGCCCattcaaaagaaaatttgCGGAAGCTTCAACGTTTCCGCTGCACCATTCAAGTGCAGCTCGAGCCGCACTGTGTTCAAAGCCCATCGCTTTCAGCAACGCAACCGCTTCATCTCGATGCTCCATCACGAGCGAGGCAATGCTGTCGAAAGGCCTAAGATTGGCTCAAAGTTTGacttcagaagccaggatTCGATCGCCACTATCGGTGGTGTTGTTTTTTATCAAGCGAAAGGTAATCAAGGCAAGCGTCTTTACTTGTTCATCGTCAGTGGGAAAGGGAAGTACTTCAGCAGAGAAACAAATAAAAGCGAAAATCTGTCCTATACTGTTAGGTCTGTGCGGATGCCCGTAATCAACAACAATTCATCTCTTCACACTGAGGTCGACATATTCGAAGAATGGGGGTCGTCagcattgacagtgaggctAACAGTGAATCAGATGAACCGCACCGTTTTCGTGGTTTACATCGTCCTGGCAGGGAATGACGGGATGTGAAACCGGAACAATGTCTGGGTCCGACGTACAATCCGAACTCGGAATATCCCTTCTATTTTTAGAAAGGAATTTATTTCCAATTAACCTTTGCTCAGAATCCCGAAAGCGACAGTATTATTGTGGAAATGTTTCTTCAGGCAATGAGCCTTCGAGAACCCCAATGAAATGGACTAGTGCAGCCGGATATTTATGCAATTTTCGAACGTGGATCCGTTCACGCAACGTCAGCATCCACAACGAACATTGTAGTTAGTGCATCTCCGACTTTCCAGCAAACACCGAAGCTTGCGACACTCGCATGGGAAACTGTTCTCTCGTAATTAGGTTTCGGAACCTAAAACACGATTTCGCTGAAGCCGCTGTCTTCCAGCTAGTTCTTACTTCAAAGAGTCGCTAACAGTCAATAGAACGGAGTGTTTCAATATTGGTCTACGAGATTCAATCTGGATAATTCCGGCTGCCATACATGATAGAACGTTCACATCCGCTCTCCCTTACAGTGCAACATGAATTACTGTAAATAAAATTTCTACACCCACGTGGCTATATCCGTCTAGGCTAATCCTCGTTTTCATCTCCTTGGGAtccatcctcgtcgtctttatCATTCGACGATTTTGCGTTCTGAGGAGTGTTCACACCTTTAATTTTGTTGCGCTTCATCATTGTTGAAAGAATTGGCCGGCCTTGGACAAACAATTCGTGGTAGTAGGCTCCCTTATCGGGTCCTTCTGTGATGCGTTGAAAGTCGTAGAGATTCAGCTGCCGTTGGAAACTGGAAAAGCGGCTCATTCGAAAGTACTTTGGCATGATCAGCTTAACAAAATCGCGAGGCTTGTGGATCGAAAATGCTCGTCCGTGGGGTAGGAATGAGGCAATGTCACCGCCGCCATCTTGTCTTTCGAGATCGGTTAGCATTTGATGTAGCTTTTGGGGAAATGTTCCAGTGCGGCCCTTTCGTCTTCGATCCGGAGGAAGAGGGAGGCTATGAGGGTCGTTCTCACAGGCAGCGGCAGATCGATTTTGTTCACCAGCAGAAAGGGCCGCCAGTGCCGCTTGTTGCGGTAGGTGCTGAGCAggaggtggcggtggcgaAGCTTGCTGACCCTGGAGGAAATTGGCAAGAACCAGAGCCTCTCTTTGGCTTGATTCATaatttccaccaaatgcaCTTCCGGTGAGAGATGAGAAGGGATTGCCTTGTCCGCCTCCGATGGCTTGGAGATCTTGTagttgtcgttgttgttgaagcAGGAGCAAGAGATTGTCTACACGGGGCGGAGGAGCAGTCGGGGGAAGGCCTCCGAGGGCTATCAGTTGCTGTAGAAGCTGAGCGTGTTGTTGATCTCCcaattgttgctgttgcaacTGGtgctgctgcatttgctgcATTTGCAGCTGCTGCTTTAGGAGCGAGGTTAGGACAGCGTTCTGAGCGGACATGTTCACATTAGGACTGTTTGACCCGCCCATCTGCTGTTGACGTGGATATCCTCCAGATAGATCATTCGAAATATTAGGATTCTGAGCTCCAAGCAATGCAGCTAGCTCGCTTGCGTTAAGTTGGCTAATGTTCATGGTTGTGTATGCATCACTGGAACGAGAAAACGAGTGCGGAAGGCGTTTCGGAAAGCAATGGTGCAGAACTTTCGATCTTTTCCATACGGTAGGAATTGCGAGCCCAATTTGCTAACCGTAAAGAACTGCTCTCGTTCCCGCATCCAGCGAACTTTTACAGCGGACCCCCCCCAATACTAGTATACACGCACGCGAGCGAACAAGAATTTTGAAGTCCAGAAACAAAGCtgttttttcttcaaaatgACTAATTCCTGGAACTCTTGGGAACCTTTCAGCCGATGGATCCAGGGTCGATGAAGCGGTTGACATTCAAAAGGTGACTTCAACGGAACATAGGCACATACCAAAGACTCTTTATAAATATGAACAGGACATTCAACACCTTATTTggtttgaaaagaagaaacatTTGTCCACTGTTTCGGTCCCATGAGGAATGACACGCTGTTTCTCCGAAATGGGCACATCAAAATGCAAAAGTAAGATGCGCAACTATATGTATCAAATAGAATTTCATAAATCGGGACATTCCTGTAGAGGTGCCCTTTAATTCTACTTATCCATCAAATATTGTTCATCCCACGAAGAACCCGCTGTGACAAGTAcgaactgactgtgactcaCCAGCAGGCCAGGCCTCCTATGATGCGGTATTACCTtaaataaccgcaaatagcttgtttgcggtggATTATATATCTAACTTGCGGATATTTGTGGTATTTTGGTCCATAACACCGCATTTCAGGAGGCCTGCTCATCAATGACGATTACGCCTCTCGAAGAAAGCCAAACGATTCCTCTGTGTTAACAATAACATTTGAAAATCTACTCTGATTTTTCTCTAGTTAGCAGCTTTTCAATGGGATCAGATTGGTAACGGTGAGCTATGAGCTATAAGTGAAAGCTCCTTCATATGGAACTATACTCTTTTGCGTCTATTGCCTGGGTTTGGCTAGTCATGTGGGTCAAAGTTGCAATTCCTTACCTATCTTTTCTGGACGTGGACTTTTCTGCTTGTACGGAAAGGCTTTTTTCAGGAATTCAGAGTGATCGATCTAGGAAGGGATTCTTCGGAATGCGTGGAAAACCAATAGTTTTATTATTAATCACCGACATACTTTTGCGTTCCTTGCCCAAATTTCAACATCCACCGCTTTGGCTTCGACCTTATTTCAGACTTCATTATTCTTGTTCATCGTTCGCCAGCAATCCTTGATCTGGACGGAAGTGCGGTTGCGCAGGATGTCACCATACTCCTTCTTGATCTCCGCCCATTTCCCCACGCCGAACTTTTGGGACCCAACCTTGACGGCGTTCTTTTCCTCTTCGGCCCATTTGCGGCGAGCCTTAACCTTGCCTTGCTCGTCAAAGATACCGTCATCGGGAGGAGGGCCGGTGAAGCGGCGTGAGGGGCGACGAGTTCTTCGACGGGGCAACTCGCTGAGAGCCGCACGTTCTttttcgtcctcttcgtcgtcttcatccaaCTCATCGTCAATTGCGAGGCGACGAACGCGTTTCGTGTCCTgttcctcgtcctcgtcttggTTGTCCGCCGTACGTTTGCGGCCTTCCCCGGCCGCCTCGGCTGCCAAAGTGCGGCTTTCCTCCAAAGGATCTTCACCATGTCCTTCGCCGAGAGCTACACGGTTCTCGCGAAGGCGCTGAAtgtcctcgtcgtcctcgtcttcttttttgatAGAGGGGACGGGACTGCGTTGTCCGCCGGTACTTTTGCTTGGAGTGCGTCGAGCCAAAGCGGGCGTAGAGGCGAGCAAGGCGAGACCGCTTCTGGGAGGGATGCCGTAACGTAAACGAAACAGCATGGGATCATCGGAGCCGAACGTATCACAACTCCAACGGCGGAGGACGACCTCGATCTTATTCTGCACGTAACTCAAGCTGCAAAGGGAGAACAGGAAAGGTAAGCAGTCGAAAGAAAGAAATGTGTACATGGATGCGATGGTTTTTGCCGGAATACGTACTTGAATGGCTTCGAGTCCAAGATCTTGGCGAGGGCCGATATGTCTTCAAAAGTCTCGGTAcctttgtttttcttcgcgGGCTTCTTGGCAAAAAGGGTTTCGGCTACTTCCACACAGCGCTCGTTCTTGATCTCGCTGATGATCCTGACAACTTCAGCAACCTTTTTCTTATCCAGTTCCGGCTGACCTTCGTCTTTCTTCAAGATCTGCTCCTCGAGATCCCAACGAATAGGTGCAATAGCCTTGTTCACTTCGAGACACTGTATGAGTATTTGATACTTTTTGCCAAAACTGGCCATCTCCGCTCGttcttcgtccatttcggGGTTCTCCGCCATGCTTTCGTCTTTTAGATTGAGGACGGCATCTTGACGTAAAAGGATATCACGAATATGTTCGAGATCATCTTGCAAGTCGGACCAGCGTTCCACGTCCCACTTTGCCAGGTTGTCGGGCGAAGTTACTCTGGGTGTGGTAGTCACCAAACCGAGCTCCTCGTCCTTGTCCGTCCCGTACGGCGGGGCTCCAACCGCGTTCACCAAAAGCTCCGCCAGGTAACGACGAAGGTAGAGACGACCAAAGTTACAGTTGCGCGCCGGGTGCAGGTCCCAAAAATACTAAAGAGATAGACCAGTGTTAGCGGATCTTACGCAGGCGACCGTCAGGTGTCGTTGGCACTTACAGTGAGAGTCTTCCAGCGCTCCGCACGCTTCTCACGATCGGAAAAGATCATTTCCACCTCGTACTCGATGACGTCCGTGAGTATTTCAAAGGCCCCGGGGTCCATTGAGGGTGCCGTATGGGTGAGGACGGGAGCGGTTCCAAGCGTTTCCGGTTCCTCCACCGGCGGAGCCGCCAGGACAGCTTCGACTTCGGCTGCCGCTTCTTCAACCGGTTTGGGGGCTGCAGTCTTCTTTTTAGCCATTGTGTTGGAGAAAGAGACTGTCTTGACGAAGGACGGAGAGCAATGCTACTGTAGACGATTCACAAAATGTGAGACGATGAACCCTATAGGACAAAAGGGGTAAACAACCCTTTCCAATGAACCGAATGGACGTTGTGCAGAGGGTTGTGTttgcctgactgtgagttgtgGTTATGGTTGCGGTTGGGGGCGTTGGGTTCGACGGCGATGCCCCCCGGTGGTTTTTCGCGTGCGTTGGGCGGAGCCAAAAACGTCGTTCCGATCCCGAAAAAAGGGCCAGGGCTGCGGCAATTGGTACGGACGGGATTGGTTTTGGAGACCCCCACCCTCGTCCCGCTTCCGTCAGCGGGGTTCGAGTTTTTTCGCATACAACCGGAGGAACGTTCTCGCTCGAAGATCGCAGAAGCCTGCGGAACCGGTGACGACGAACTCCTAGTGACCAAACGTAGGATTCCCAATTCTGATATTGCAGCTGAGAATGTAGCTGTCTCCTAACCATTTTTCCGTACTTCACTTACGGATACATATGTTTGGATGTGTGTCACACTGGTATGTTCCGTTCCTAATTTGTACAAATTACATGTATTATATACAACTTATACTTCTCCAACGGATGATTTTTGAATACTTTATAGTTAACCACTTTGAGGTAGCGACTCTGAAGAATTTAGAAAATATGGACTCATCCATATTTGATTGGCTATACACTTACAGCTATTTACGTAACCGGTCGAACGTATTGTCAAACTATATAGAGAAACAAACGTATAATCAATATTGGTAAGCTTGAGGACCCATACTACGATATCTCGTACCGTACTCTGTCAACAATCTCTTCGAAATCATCAACAACTCCGTTAGACGAGAGACCGGAATATCTTGCCTGCCTGGTTTTCACAAACATGAGCAGGCGGGCCGGAACAAATGATTACATCCAAAGCCTACCAATCCCGCGGAGAACGGAGATAGCTCGATTGGCACGGTTAGCAATTTATTCCTTGTGGGGCCTTGCCTATTTGGCAGTTAACCACTGGGGACTTCAGTTGAATCGTCAGCTCTATACCTTTGTCACGACAAAGAAATCCTTATTGCCGTATGAGTCACTAACCAAGACAATGCGCAACATAATCATGGTCCACGATCAGGATGACAGCTTCTGTAGAGCTATCACCAACCCGGGAGTCACTTCTTTGTCGCCATCTCCCCTAGAGTTTGTACATATTCCGAGAACCGGTGGGAAAACAATCGAAGCCCTCGGTAGTAGATACAACATATCGTGGGGATGTTGCCATTGGATGAATTATTCACGGCTAGACCTACGGTGCCCGAGGCGTAAACACAGTAAACCAAATCATCCTCACTGGAACACATCGTACTGGCACGTCCCTATTCGATACCACTCGACGGGGCTGAACGCATCCGATCCGACAGAAGAAACCTGGAAATGGTACGAAAGTAAAAGCCTTTTTGCGGTGGTCCGCGACCCTTTCCATCGGGCGGTCAGCCAATGGAACTTTGCGTGCAAACTCCCGTCGATGAATGTGGAAGCTGATCAATGCGGTAACGCCACGCTAATGAACCAGAAGCTCTTGGAAATCGCTCGGTTGACTGAGAAGGCTGGCCCAGGTACCGTGAGTAGAGCGACGAAGCCGTCAAAAGAATATTTTTTAGCTGATGGTCGATTTATCCCGCAGGTTGATTATGTTACCAATATTCCCCCGAACAAGCTCGGAGCTGCTCGACACAATCCAGAGCAAGTGTATATAATCCGGCAGGAGTCGTTTTTGGGAGATCTCTCGTGCTTGTTACAACGCTTCGGCCTAAAATGGCGACTCCCGGCCAGCAAGCGTGATAAGGAAGCAGGGCGATTGACAGTATCAAACTTGACTAGGAAGACGAGAGATGTCCTTGCTCACGTTTATGCTGAGGACTTCGACGTGTTCGGCTACGCGAAACAGATAGACAATAGGTCTCCAGTCTAGACTGAAAGCCGCCCACACCAGAGAAGGACTATTTGTAGGGAGCATTTTATGAGAGACTTCTTGCGCATAAAATAGActttcttactgttagtacgTACTTATGCAGAAACCAGAAATGAACCAAACCGCACAACAATAATTTGTCCtagttcactgtcaatttgtGAGCTGACTTGTTGGCTTACTCGTGACCCACAAATATTCACAATTTTACAGTAAGCATGCAGTTGTAGCCGCATATCCGACAGACAAGTTCATGGAAATTCCGTTTCTGGTGTCGACTTCGTTGCGTCCTTCTTTGGACCAAGACCAAAGATCCTGTATGGGTTCTGTGAATCATCGTGGTTCTACTTATCTGTAGCGACTTTTATTCTTTGACACGAACAAACACAATCCGGATTGGTAGATCTCTTAAAAACGATTCTTCTGGCTAACAAACGACGCCCCTATGCAGACTCTTCCTTCTGAAGGTTCAATCGTGTGCGGTGAAATCGTTCGAATTGAACCGTATGGAGCCTTCGTGCAGTTGGAAGAATGTCGAGCTCGGGGGCTTTTGCACATCTCTCAAATTGCGAACATGAGGTTGGAAAAAGTTGAGGATGCACTATCAATGAACGATCGTGTGTGGGTCAAAGTTTTGGAGGTAGTACCCGACGACAATCCAGACATGTCCCGTCCGCAACGCTTCAAAATAAAGCTCACCATGAAAAATGTTGCTCAAGATGGTACAGCTCAAGAAATAGAGGCATCGCTACAAGCTGGTCAAAGAGTATCACAAGCAATTGAACAAAACTTGAATTCCAAGATTGGAATGGGTGTAGCACGAGATCCAATGGCTGGTTACAGCAACGCGAGCGATCGtttgattttgaaaaatgatCCTTCCCGGAAGACGACTGTAATAAATGGGTACGCGCTAGTGGACGATACCGAAGGAGTACTTCCTCCGGAGTCATCGCTGCCTCCCTTAATCGAGCCAGTACAAATTGTATTAATGGGCCGTGGGCGCGGAAAAACGTTGCCGGCATGGATGACcaatgacgacaacggcCCGATCAAGCGTTCCGAGATGGTAGTCAACGATGACGGAAGCTCATCCAACGAAAGTGGACGACATTCTAGAAAACGCAGCAAacgcaaaagcaaagaaaagcgCAAAAAGGATAGAAAGCGTTCTCGAAAGACTCGATATAACGACGAAAGTGAGAGGGACGACCGAGACCGCGATAGACATCGAAAAAAACGCCGTCGAAGCCAGCGTAGTCGCAGCCCAAGCGCCAGTGCTAAAAGCTCCATCCCTGATGAGGGTTTTTTCAATCGGTCATTAGGGGATGATAGAAACATCAGCTTTCGGAATGTGGACGAAGCGAAGCGCCTAGTAGAAGAGTTGGAGAAAAAAGGAGTTCGCAAAAGTCGGCGGTCGTAGTTTTGGCAAAAATGTTATCATGCAGCAACTTGCTTTACAGACTGCTACATTTTCTGCATCCAGCTCACGTTAGTCAAGGACGTGTTGGCCAAAAAGGTTCGTTTTGTGAGTTGTTTACAGCGAACACATATTGATCTTTTTTTAAGCGCTGTCGTTAGAAATTGCCGACCCCTATAGTTCGGGTTGGAACGTCGGCTGCAAGAGATGATTAGGATGTGGCAAATCCGAATGAGTACCGTTCATCTCCAAAGGTTTGAATCTGATTCTTCAGTACATCACTGCTCCTGCTCTTcaagcgacgacgagactTCGCAGGACGCTCCTTGGAACTGAGTCCAGAAGTTTGACAGCTGTTTCTCTTCAGAGATGGATTCGAATTATGGGACAAGGATAGGTGGTAGTTCATCTTCTTGTGATCAGTGCTAGCTGTTCGAACATCCGCCGACGAACGATGGGAACGCTTACCCTTTTCACGTTGGTGGCTTGTTGTTCGTCGCTCTTggtcttttgtttttgacgaatttGTTTTGTCTTCAAATGCTCTGTGAGAAGTAGAGGAGCCACTCCACTCCTTAAGAGATTGGGCATTTTCCCCTCGGGTTTTGGAGATCGGCTTAGTCGAACCGAAAGAATGGGGCATCTCTCTACGCGGATTGGTTGTGACATCGATGTCACGCTTCTTAGGATTTCCAAAGCGAGAGGAATTGCTTCTAGTTTTTTCACCAGTATGTCCTATCGATTTGCAGGAAAGCAATTTTTTCAGATCTTGAGAGCGAGGTTCCCTAGATATGCGGTCAACTGAAGGCAAGGTGTAGGATTTTTGGACCACTGGCTTGGACGAACTGATCCGATGTGAGCTTGCTTCCTTTTCAACCAAAAGGGCCGACACTTCTTGAAAGCCGGCATCGAGCATAGTTGCCGAGAGCGAAGAGGGAGCCAGTTTCGGAATGTGTGGCTTTTCGGTGCTGTCCTTCGAAAGGCACTCCTTTGTCTTTCGTCCCCGTGTGCAATCTTTCTTGGATATCTTACTCGTCCTTTTCTCCTTTCCATTGTCCTCCTCCCACGTCACCTTCTTTTCACTACCGGCAGTAGTCTGTGTGAGAACAGCACAAGCTTCCAAGTCGTACGTCGATTTGCCGCCGTCGTCACCAACACGGGAAAACACTTCCAAGAGATCCCGGGGTTTGGCGACGCTGTTCAGTTCAGAATTCTCGAGAGCTATTTCTGTCTGATGCTGGAGTTCCTCTCGCCGCATTTTCTTCTTGTCGCGTCGTGTCTTTTCAGTTTTTTCGTCTCCAATCCATGCTGATGCTTTGACACGCATACTCTGTAAGCTTCGTCTGCTCTTGTGTTTCTTTTCGTCTTTCAAATTACTTTGCTTGATGGCGTTTCCTGAAGTGCCGGAGAGGAGACGATGCTTGCGATATTCTCGGATCTTGAATTTGCGTTTTGATTCGATAGCAGCTGCCTTTTGCATTTCTCGTAGTTCGAgatcttcaagtttggcagcTTCACGAAGCCCTGCCTGCATCTTCTTTGCTGAGTTGAGACGGTGCTTGCAATGTGCAACGATCAGCTTGAGACTCTCATCAGCTTGCTCGTCGAGGGTTTTCTTCGGGTCGTACCCGAAA from Phaeodactylum tricornutum CCAP 1055/1 chromosome 18, whole genome shotgun sequence includes:
- a CDS encoding predicted protein, yielding MATPKAGVASPEELSNFVAAAGDSLVVIDTRNPDAEAEPGDQKSFAVSGLPSQTHRPQAINLIWDRSSDSMPLPDLEKDTPIITHCGGGGRGQKAKEFLEKNGFTTVINGGGPKEAECWNEFGGK
- a CDS encoding predicted protein — protein: MEHRDEAVALLKAMGFEHSAARAALEWCSGNVEASANFLLNGHPSFAASGTSGSFEAVSSAEVRNIHCPLSQYSLEAGQSSCTCIAMTNALHFLRSSNHISDLSPEFLQCALLAGNQTYLKIARNRTVEHMSAEEALDSGEFQCLELIGSVRQGIISRDDQHPLGFAVQLQECKSERFWTCVLITKTPESVVICLPPSSETEYVLIDSHPRSHLFGTEGSYARIHFSLSALVDSLKQIFPMTDLGSDVPELMAAMYNSFDLYAFQYKQILA
- a CDS encoding predicted protein, whose translation is MNISQLNASELAALLGAQNPNISNDLSGGYPRQQQMGGSNSPNVNMSAQNAVLTSLLKQQLQMQQMQQHQLQQQQLGDQQHAQLLQQLIALGGLPPTAPPPRVDNLLLLLQQQRQLQDLQAIGGGQGNPFSSLTGSAFGGNYESSQREALVLANFLQGQQASPPPPPAQHLPQQAALAALSAGEQNRSAAACENDPHSLPLPPDRRRKGRTGTFPQKLHQMLTDLERQDGGGDIASFLPHGRAFSIHKPRDFVKLIMPKYFRMSRFSSFQRQLNLYDFQRITEGPDKGAYYHELFVQGRPILSTMMKRNKIKGVNTPQNAKSSNDKDDEDGSQGDENED
- a CDS encoding predicted protein, with the translated sequence MVRRQLHSQLQYQNWESYVWSLGVRRHRFRRLLRSSSENVPPVVCEKTRTPLTEAGRGWGSPKPIPSVPIAAALALFSGSERRFWLRPTHAKNHRGASPSNPTPPTATITTTHISFSNTMAKKKTAAPKPVEEAAAEVEAVLAAPPVEEPETLGTAPVLTHTAPSMDPGAFEILTDVIEYEVEMIFSDREKRAERWKTLTYFWDLHPARNCNFGRLYLRRYLAELLVNAVGAPPYGTDKDEELGLVTTTPRVTSPDNLAKWDVERWSDLQDDLEHIRDILLRQDAVLNLKDESMAENPEMDEERAEMASFGKKYQILIQCLEVNKAIAPIRWDLEEQILKKDEGQPELDKKKVAEVVRIISEIKNERCVEVAETLFAKKPAKKNKGTETFEDISALAKILDSKPFNLSYVQNKIEVVLRRWSCDTFGSDDPMLFRLRYGIPPRSGLALLASTPALARRTPSKSTGGQRSPVPSIKKEDEDDEDIQRLRENRVALGEGHGEDPLEESRTLAAEAAGEGRKRTADNQDEDEEQDTKRVRRLAIDDELDEDDEEDEKERAALSELPRRRTRRPSRRFTGPPPDDGIFDEQGKVKARRKWAEEEKNAVKVGSQKFGVGKWAEIKKEYGDILRNRTSVQIKDCWRTMNKNNEV
- a CDS encoding predicted protein, producing the protein MSRRAGTNDYIQSLPIPRRTEIARLARLAIYSLWGLAYLAVNHWGLQLNRQLYTFVTTKKSLLPYESLTKTMRNIIMVHDQDDSFCRAITNPGVTSLSPSPLEFVHIPRTGGKTIEALGSRYNISWGCCHWMNYSRLDLRCPRRKHSKPNHPHWNTSYWHVPIRYHSTGLNASDPTEETWKWYESKSLFAVVRDPFHRAVSQWNFACKLPSMNVEADQCGNATLMNQKLLEIARLTEKAGPGTVSRATKPSKEYFLADGRFIPQVDYVTNIPPNKLGAARHNPEQVYIIRQESFLGDLSCLLQRFGLKWRLPASKRDKEAGRLTVSNLTRKTRDVLAHVYAEDFDVFGYAKQIDNRSPV
- a CDS encoding predicted protein; the encoded protein is MQTLPSEGSIVCGEIVRIEPYGAFVQLEECRARGLLHISQIANMRLEKVEDALSMNDRVWVKVLEVVPDDNPDMSRPQRFKIKLTMKNVAQDGTAQEIEASLQAGQRVSQAIEQNLNSKIGMGVARDPMAGYSNASDRLILKNDPSRKTTVINGYALVDDTEGVLPPESSLPPLIEPVQIVLMGRGRGKTLPAWMTNDDNGPIKRSEMVVNDDGSSSNESGRHSRKRSKRKSKEKRKKDRKRSRKTRYNDESERDDRDRDRHRKKRRRSQRSRSPSASAKSSIPDEGFFNRSLGDDRNISFRNVDEAKRLVEELEKKGVRKSRRS